A single region of the Glycine max cultivar Williams 82 chromosome 20, Glycine_max_v4.0, whole genome shotgun sequence genome encodes:
- the LOC100815214 gene encoding protein ALP1-like isoform X1: MSITRETKIAVSLKLAWPRYFDLFSFIVFPCISLIPFTSPIYITPRVSYSLEIWVMINGFCSPFVNLGCEYSMGSIRGIKKRKKADNKDGPDASATSFDWWHHFSLRISGPLARSKNIEKFESVFKISRKTFNYICSLVEEDMLARASNFVDLNGNRLSLNDQVAVALRRLSSGESLSTIGESFRMNQSTVSQVTWKFVETMEERGLHHLSWASTEMEMEEIKSKFENIRGLSNCCGAVDSTHIMMTLPSVDALNSVWLDREKNCSMVLQAIVDPDLRFRDIVTGWPGSMSDEQVLRSSSFFKLAEEGKRLNGGKKTLPDGTLFREYIIGDTGFPLFSWLLTPYEGKGFSNVQVEFNKRVVETQMVAKKALARLKDMWKIIQGVMWKPDKHKLPRIILVCCILHNIVIDMEDEVLIDMPSCHQHDSRYQDQTSEFADNTATIMREKLSLYLSGKLPT, from the exons ATGTCCATTACGAGAGAAACTAAAATAGCAGTCTCATTGAAATTGGCCTGGCCTcgatattttgatttgttttcttttattgtttttccttGCATTTCTTTGATTCCCTTCACTTCACCAATATATATTACACCACGCGTTAGTTACTCAC TTGAAATCTGGGTGATGATTAATGGGTTTTGTTCCCCTTTTGTGAATTTGGGTTGTGAATACTCAATGGGTTCCATCAGAGGGAtcaagaagaggaagaaagctGACAACAAAGATGGCCCAGATGCCTCTGCAACCTCATTCGATTGGTGGCATCACTTCTCCCTCAGAATCTCAG GACCTTTAGCTCGATCTAAAAATATAGAGAAATTTGAGTCTGTTTTCAAGATCTCAAGGAAGACGTTCAACTATATATGTTCTCTTGTGGAAGAAGACATGCTGGCCAGAGCCTCAAATTTTGTTGATCTAAATGGCAATCGTTTGTCTTTGAATGATCAAGTAGCTGTAGCTCTCAGAAGGCTTAGCTCTGGTGAGTCATTGTCAACCATTGGTGAATCATTTCGGATGAATCAGTCAACTGTTTCCCAGGTAACATGGAAATTTGTGGAAACAATGGAAGAAAGAGGGCTCCACCATCTTAGTTGGGCTTCAACTGAAATGGAAATGGAGGAGATAAAGTCCAAGTTTGAGAACATACGGGGCCTTTCTAATTGTTGTGGTGCCGTTGACAGCACACACATAATGATGACTTTGCCCTCTGTGGATGCTTTGAATAGTGTGTGGCTTGACCGTGAGAAGAATTGTAGCATGGTCTTGCAAGCCATTGTGGATCCGGATTTGAGATTCCGCGACATAGTTACTGGATGGCCAGGAAGTATGAGTGATGAGCAAGTGCTTCGAAGCTCTTCTTTTTTCAAACTGGCTGAAGAAGGGAAGAGGTTGAATGGGGGTAAGAAAACACTTCCAGATGGAACACTGTTTAGGGAATATATTATAGGGGATACAGGCTTTCCCCTTTTTTCATGGCTTCTTACACCTTATGAAGGTAAAGGATTCTCAAATGTTCAAGTTGAGTTTAATAAAAGGGTTGTTGAAACCCAAATGGTGGCCAAGAAAGCATTGGCTAGGCTGAAGGATATGTGGAAGATAATCCAAGGTGTGATGTGGAAGCCTGATAAGCACAAGTTACCAAGAATTATTCTTGTTTGCTGTATACTACATAATATAGTTATCGATATGGAGGATGAAGTACTGATTGATATGCCCTCTTGCCACCAGCATGATTCGAGATATCAAGACCAAACTAGTGAATTTGCTGACAATACTGCCACCATTATGAGAGAGAAGCTATCTCTCTACTTATCTGGCAAACTGCCAACTTGA
- the LOC100791980 gene encoding protein SOSEKI 2, producing the protein MLEREASLESSKIWIEPKHQATEVKVPVIYYLSRNGQLEHPHLMEVPISSPQRVLCLKDVIDRLSFLRGQGMANMYSWSTKRSYKNGFVWQDLSENDFIYPSSGHEYVLKGTQMIEASLSFRSCETISTSSSKSSTEASNSSTGADSPATITRRSQSLNSSDYKYYSANKCEEFAGKATIASTQTEEKRRERIKREEQVEECEGNGDAKELGENEEGSLPFSRSSFGTLEGSLEGFGSADIRSQRVENERPSGRIKASEVLMQFIRCG; encoded by the exons atgttagaaagagAAGCAAGTCTTGAGAGCTCTAAAATCTGGATTGAACCAAAGCATCAAGCAACTGAGGTTAAAGTTCCAGTAATATACTACCTTTCCCGAAATGGCCAGCTTGAGCATCCACATCTCATGGAGGTTCCAATCTCTTCTCCACAGAGAGTGCTATGTCTCAAAG ACGTGATAGATAGATTGAGTTTTCTCCGGGGACAAGGAATGGCCAACATGTATTCTTGGTCTACAAAAAG GAGTTACAAAAACGGGTTTGTGTGGCAAGATTTGTCCGAGAATGATTTCATTTACCCAAGTAGTGGCCATGAGTATGTCCTCAAAGGAACACAAATGATAGAAGCTTCTTTGAGCTTTCGATCCTGCGAAACAATATCAACATCAAGCTCCAAAAGTTCCACTGAAGCAAGCAATTCTAGCACGGGTGCAGACTCCCCTGCCACCATAACGAGGAGAAGCCAGTCATTGAACTCGAGTGATTACAAGTATTACTCGGCAAATAAATGCGAAGAGTTTGCAGGGAAAGCTACTATTGCGTCGACTCAGACTGAGGAGAAGCGTAGGGAAAGGATAAAAAGGGAGGAGCAAGTTGAAGAGTGTGAAGGAAATGGTGATGCAAAGGAGTTGGGTGAGAATGAAGAAGGGTCTTTGCCATTTTCTAGATCTAGTTTTGGAACGTTGGAAGGGTCTTTGGAGGGTTTTGGATCAGCAGATATCAGAAGCCAGAGGGTAGAGAATGAACGTCCAAGTGGGAGGATCAAGGCTTCAGAAGTTTTGATGCAGTTCATCAGGTGTGGATGA
- the LOC100815214 gene encoding protein ALP1-like isoform X2 → MINGFCSPFVNLGCEYSMGSIRGIKKRKKADNKDGPDASATSFDWWHHFSLRISGPLARSKNIEKFESVFKISRKTFNYICSLVEEDMLARASNFVDLNGNRLSLNDQVAVALRRLSSGESLSTIGESFRMNQSTVSQVTWKFVETMEERGLHHLSWASTEMEMEEIKSKFENIRGLSNCCGAVDSTHIMMTLPSVDALNSVWLDREKNCSMVLQAIVDPDLRFRDIVTGWPGSMSDEQVLRSSSFFKLAEEGKRLNGGKKTLPDGTLFREYIIGDTGFPLFSWLLTPYEGKGFSNVQVEFNKRVVETQMVAKKALARLKDMWKIIQGVMWKPDKHKLPRIILVCCILHNIVIDMEDEVLIDMPSCHQHDSRYQDQTSEFADNTATIMREKLSLYLSGKLPT, encoded by the exons ATGATTAATGGGTTTTGTTCCCCTTTTGTGAATTTGGGTTGTGAATACTCAATGGGTTCCATCAGAGGGAtcaagaagaggaagaaagctGACAACAAAGATGGCCCAGATGCCTCTGCAACCTCATTCGATTGGTGGCATCACTTCTCCCTCAGAATCTCAG GACCTTTAGCTCGATCTAAAAATATAGAGAAATTTGAGTCTGTTTTCAAGATCTCAAGGAAGACGTTCAACTATATATGTTCTCTTGTGGAAGAAGACATGCTGGCCAGAGCCTCAAATTTTGTTGATCTAAATGGCAATCGTTTGTCTTTGAATGATCAAGTAGCTGTAGCTCTCAGAAGGCTTAGCTCTGGTGAGTCATTGTCAACCATTGGTGAATCATTTCGGATGAATCAGTCAACTGTTTCCCAGGTAACATGGAAATTTGTGGAAACAATGGAAGAAAGAGGGCTCCACCATCTTAGTTGGGCTTCAACTGAAATGGAAATGGAGGAGATAAAGTCCAAGTTTGAGAACATACGGGGCCTTTCTAATTGTTGTGGTGCCGTTGACAGCACACACATAATGATGACTTTGCCCTCTGTGGATGCTTTGAATAGTGTGTGGCTTGACCGTGAGAAGAATTGTAGCATGGTCTTGCAAGCCATTGTGGATCCGGATTTGAGATTCCGCGACATAGTTACTGGATGGCCAGGAAGTATGAGTGATGAGCAAGTGCTTCGAAGCTCTTCTTTTTTCAAACTGGCTGAAGAAGGGAAGAGGTTGAATGGGGGTAAGAAAACACTTCCAGATGGAACACTGTTTAGGGAATATATTATAGGGGATACAGGCTTTCCCCTTTTTTCATGGCTTCTTACACCTTATGAAGGTAAAGGATTCTCAAATGTTCAAGTTGAGTTTAATAAAAGGGTTGTTGAAACCCAAATGGTGGCCAAGAAAGCATTGGCTAGGCTGAAGGATATGTGGAAGATAATCCAAGGTGTGATGTGGAAGCCTGATAAGCACAAGTTACCAAGAATTATTCTTGTTTGCTGTATACTACATAATATAGTTATCGATATGGAGGATGAAGTACTGATTGATATGCCCTCTTGCCACCAGCATGATTCGAGATATCAAGACCAAACTAGTGAATTTGCTGACAATACTGCCACCATTATGAGAGAGAAGCTATCTCTCTACTTATCTGGCAAACTGCCAACTTGA